From Schaalia sp. ZJ405, one genomic window encodes:
- a CDS encoding low molecular weight protein-tyrosine-phosphatase translates to MTSILMVCTGNICRSTMAHEVLEEALEAEGIDGITVDSAGVSNEEEGNPVDYRAARVLRDAGYRIPSHRARQVHAKELAQWDLILAMTSHHLSALNRLRDRAGLPAGQGPEIRLFRDFDPKSRPGDMDLPDPWYGGHSDFVETLEVIERTTPKIVEYVTKREQ, encoded by the coding sequence ATGACCAGCATCCTCATGGTGTGCACCGGAAATATCTGCCGATCAACGATGGCACACGAGGTACTTGAGGAGGCACTTGAAGCCGAAGGAATCGACGGCATCACCGTGGACTCCGCAGGCGTATCGAACGAGGAAGAAGGCAACCCCGTGGACTACCGGGCCGCTCGGGTGCTGCGCGATGCCGGATACCGGATTCCCAGCCACCGAGCCCGGCAGGTCCACGCAAAGGAACTGGCTCAGTGGGACCTGATCCTCGCGATGACCAGTCACCACCTGTCGGCACTCAACCGGCTGCGTGACCGTGCGGGACTGCCCGCAGGTCAAGGCCCAGAAATCCGGCTGTTCCGCGACTTTGATCCGAAATCTCGGCCCGGAGACATGGACCTGCCCGACCCCTGGTACGGCGGACACTCCGACTTCGTTGAGACCCTTGAGGTCATCGAACGGACAACACCGAAGATCGTTGAGTATGTCACGAAGCGCGAGCAGTAA
- the mtnN gene encoding 5'-methylthioadenosine/S-adenosylhomocysteine nucleosidase yields the protein MSNTQPGPLLSLHMPKRTRVDAVIQCAMPMEAQPFLHELDICDSIEFDALTNRGAENLRGQSSAQAAVAAPAHTGDGSQVSPEATDTASSQWTPKDFPRYVLGRYAGSTVLIVTSGIGLANSAAATARALMLVDTPVILAAGTTGGLARNINVGDIAGGIASIYGAADATAFGYVMGQVPQMPVDYHSSDALIEALGRLGEHLPYTVHSGRVVSSDSFITQPLAEPMRAKFPDAIAADMETAAMAQIAWVHGVQWLSLRAVSDLCGPQAGQDFHMDSEEAARHSAEAVTAFLSLNTSAHVTVGRARPRE from the coding sequence ATGTCGAACACACAGCCAGGCCCTTTACTTTCGCTCCACATGCCCAAACGCACCCGTGTCGACGCCGTCATCCAGTGCGCGATGCCGATGGAAGCCCAGCCCTTTCTTCACGAACTCGACATCTGCGACTCCATCGAATTCGACGCGCTGACGAATCGGGGGGCAGAGAATCTTCGCGGCCAGAGTAGTGCTCAAGCCGCGGTTGCGGCGCCTGCGCACACGGGCGACGGTTCGCAAGTTTCCCCCGAGGCTACCGACACAGCTAGCTCGCAGTGGACTCCGAAAGATTTCCCGCGTTACGTGCTTGGACGATACGCCGGATCAACGGTCCTGATCGTCACCTCCGGCATTGGGCTGGCGAACTCCGCGGCCGCGACCGCCCGCGCACTCATGCTGGTTGATACTCCCGTGATCCTTGCGGCCGGAACAACGGGCGGTTTGGCGCGCAACATCAACGTCGGTGACATCGCCGGCGGGATCGCTTCGATCTACGGAGCTGCGGACGCCACGGCATTCGGATACGTCATGGGGCAGGTTCCTCAGATGCCCGTTGATTACCATTCAAGTGACGCCCTCATCGAGGCCCTTGGTCGCTTGGGAGAGCATCTTCCCTACACGGTTCATTCCGGGCGGGTCGTTTCTTCGGACTCTTTCATTACTCAGCCGCTGGCTGAACCCATGCGTGCGAAATTCCCCGACGCCATTGCCGCGGATATGGAAACGGCTGCGATGGCGCAGATCGCGTGGGTTCACGGCGTTCAGTGGCTGAGCCTGCGCGCTGTGTCGGACCTGTGTGGACCCCAGGCGGGGCAAGACTTCCACATGGATTCCGAAGAGGCCGCGCGCCATTCCGCCGAGGCAGTGACAGCTTTCCTCAGTCTGAACACGTCAGCCCATGTGACGGTAGGCCGCGCTCGTCCTCGTGAATAA